tccagagtgccCCAGAATGGCCTCCTACCCTGAGGACTCTACACAGGGAGTAGCAGATAGTCAATAAATAGTTGTGGAGATAAGACTTGGAGAGAGCTGGTACTCCCAATATTGGTCCACAGCCAGGTCAAAGCTGGTCTCTGTCTAGGGGGCCTCCTGGCCAGAGGTAGAAGAATCTACCATGCTCTGTGGAGCTAAAACCCCAACTCTCCAACCCAGACAGCATCCTAGGAGGAGCCTATGGGAGCCCCAAGAgctgaccccctcccccagtcctgAGCCAAGGGGATCCCACCCCACAGTGAGAGAATAATGACCATAATGAGAGCagtcacccacacacatgtgcacagcgCTTTACAGATTACAAAGTGTTTCACATACATCATCTCATCAATTCCTCACAACAGCCCTGTGAGGTAGGCAGGGCAGGGATAATGTTCCCATTTGTACAGATGTggagactgaggctcagagagagcCAGTGACCTGCTTGAAGTCACACAACAGTGAGCAGCAGAGCTGGGACCAGAGGAGAAGACTCaggcctgcctctggctcctgactCCACTGACTGTGCTGTTCCCCCAAGAGGACCCCAGCCCGTCCTAGTTTCAGCCACACCCGAGCCTGGCCCCACCTCCCCTTGGCAGTGCTGCCTGGCAGCCAGCAGACAGACCCCACCCACACTGGGCTATCCTGTCCCCTCCCCTACTTCCTGCAAAAAAAGCCAGCTAGAGCTGGGTCCTGGAACTCCAAATGATGCCTAGCAGAGTGGGCCAGAGGGTGGGGCTGGAATCTCCTTCCCTGTTTTCCTGAGTGATCCCTCCCCacgggggaagagaagagaaaggaggaagaggaggaggaagagaaaacaagaaactgAGTTGGAAGGCGGCCCCGGGGCCATCAGGACATCAAAAGTTTGCATTCCGACTAGCTATAGgaaatagttttttctttttattatttcaagttttCATAAAAATCCATAATTATTGAAACCCAAGTTACAGAGGAagtttgtaactttttttttttaattgaattattgaCTCTGCCGCGTGTTGGTTCCTCGGCTTTGGATTCGTCTGTCAACTCTGGCCCCTGTGCAGGTGGGGTCCTCATGCCTGGCCTTCTGAAGTCCTGGTAGAAGGAGAGCAGGCGGTGAGGGCTGGCGAGGCAGCAGGGGCAcgtggtgggaggaggggaagagtggGCGAGGAGGGCAGGCAGGAGGTGGGAAGGCCTGGTAGTGAGTGGGCAGCAACCCAGCTCCTTCCCTGCCCAGTTCCGTTTCGGGTCCCTGCGCCCCAACCCCGCCCCGTCCTCATATCATCTTCATGTTGAACTTGCGGGGTGCATCAGCAGAGCTGATGCCTGCGTCCGATTTCCGGGGCACATACTCAATTTCGATGTTGTGCTTTGTGTTGCCTTTGCCCCGGCTCCAGAGAAACAGCAGCACCAGGCAGAAGAGGACAACGCCCAGGAAGGAGATGAAGCCCATGGTGGTGGCGATGATGAGTGTCTTGATGTCGAAGGGGAAAGGCACGGTGGCGCGGGTGCTGTTGGCCTCTCCCTCGCCTGGCTGGTTGGAGATGAAGGCGAACGTCTTGTTGGGCTGATGGGGCCAGTCAGGCGAGTAGCTGCGCACATGCAGGTGGGCAGGCATGGAATCGTTGCCACCAGCATTGGCTGCGATGCACAGGTACGTGCCGTTGTCCTGTACCTGGGCGTAGCGCACCTCCAGCGTGCCATCAGGGAAGACTGTGAGCCGCCCATTGCTCTTAGCTGAGACCAAGTGCTTGCGCGGTGAGAGCCAAAGGATGGCTGGTGGAGGGTCGCCATCCGCCCGGCACACAAACTGCACCGTGTGGCCCTCATCTACAAACACCTGCTGTGCCTTGCGGTCCCGGATGTGGGCCCGGCGGCAGGTGAAGTAGTTGGGCAGGAGTACATCTGGAAAGTCCTTGAACTCCTTGCCCTGCACGAACTCAGGTGTGGCGCAGGTGGGTTGCTGCCTGTTGAAGTTGAGCCGCCAACGGCGCCGGAACACCCACAGCAGTCGGCAGTCACAGGCCAGTGGATTGGAGTCCAGGATGAGCGTCTCCAGGTTGCCCACTGAGTGGAAGGCCGATTCCTCCAGGGTGGTCAGCTGGTTGCCAGAGACATTGAGCACTCGTAGGTAGTTGAGCCCACGGAACGCATAGGGCTCCACCACGGCTAGCTGCCCACCCACCAGCTGGATCTCCTGCAACCGCAGCAGCTCATGCAGCATGGAGCCCTCGATGGTACCGATGGGGTTGTAGGAAAGATTGAGGAAGCGGAGATAAACCAGATGGCGAACGGCCAGATAGGGTACCGCGGTCAGGTTGCAGTGCGTGATGGACAGGGATGTCAGGTTGAGGCCATAGAGGCAGTTGGGGGTCATGGTATCCAGGTAGGGCCAGTGGGAGATCTCTAAGACTTTGAGTCGATACAGCCTCTTGAAGGAGTAGTCCCTGATGGCGTTGATGTTGAGATGTCGTAGCCGCAGGACAATGAGGCCATGCAGGTGGGAAAGTGCCTCAGTGGGGATGGAGGTCAGATTGCATTTCTCCAGAGTCAGCTGCTCCAGGCTGTTGAGGCCGCTGAAGGCTCGATGGGAGATGTAGACGAGGTCGTTGTCGCCAACCTCCAGCGACTTGAGGTTGTATAGGTCTTGGAACATGTAGTCCAGCAGGATGACAATCTTGTTCTCACTGATGTCCAGCTTGGTCAGGTTGCTGAGGCCGGTGAAGACACCCAGCGGGATGAGCTTCAGGCGGTTGCTGCGAAGCCCCAGCGTCCGCAGGTTGAAGAGGTTATTGAAGGCGCCAGGCTCCACGGCGCTTACGATGTTCTCATTGAGCTCCAGCTCCTCCAGGTGTGGGAAGCTGGCGAACTCGTCCTGGTTGAGTGTCTTGATGCGGTTTTTGCCCAGGTCCAGCAGGCGAGTCTCGGTGGGGATGCCCTCGGGCACCGCTACAAAGCGCTTTCGGTGGCAGAGCACTGCTCGGTCCTGCGCTGAGCACTCGCAACGGGGCGGGCAGCCTGTGGCAGAGCCTGACAGCACAGAGCCCAATACCAGCAGGAGGATGGGCTGCCAGCAGGCCAGGAGGGGGCTGGGCATGCTTCTCACGCCCCCCGCCAGCATCCTCTCGCTCACCTGCGGCCGGAAGAAGCACAGGACAAAGGTGACAATGAGCAGGCAGTGCTTGGCTggaccccacctcacccccatcccAGATGGAAAAGTTGCAGAGGCAGAACAGCTCTGTCTCCTTTAGGGGTCACAGACAGTTTACTCTAGGCATGTCCTGAGTCTCAACTCACTCAGAGCCCCATCAGCAATAAAGCCAGTCTTAATTCACAGAGGCTTAAAGGGCTTAAGGCCAGGTTTCTGGGAATAGTCCTGAAGGTGAAGGGAGACCACACCTGGGCCTAGCCCAAAGGGCGAGGGCTCCTTAGGCTTCTAGGCACTCTACCCTGGCAGTTACCATGATACGTTCCACCCAACTCTGCCACTTGATTCCTGGCTGGCCTACAAACCCTGGGTACCTGTAGAAGGCACCAAATCTGTTCCAAGGTGGGGCACCTGAAGAAGCCTCTGCACCTGAAGATCTCACCTGGCGCCCTGTGGGTCCTGTGAGCCCTTGACTACCTCTTCTACAAGGACCTAACCCTGATCAGATCAGCTACTCAACCCAAGGCATGAGTGCTGCCTGCATCCTTCCTAGAATGTTGCTTTACTAGACTgtagaaatcctgttttgaagaCCCAGCTGAACCTGAGAAGACTTACCTGATTCCCAAGATGAAGGATTCACCCTTTAGAAGTCTATCCATTTGCCTCTCTGGGTTCCCATCACCTCTCCCCACCACCAGGCTCCTCTAGTTACTGGTCTGACCTCTAAGACGAGGATAGGTAGTCTTACATGTGCCCACCCACACTGTAGCACTGAGCGTATAAGACTGGTTAAAGCTGGGTCCCAAGACATGCTGAACTCGGTGGGAGGTGACAGACAGGGTGGGAGACTGCCGGGGGTTGCAAGTGGAGTGAACCCTGCATAGCTCTGCCCTCCCTGGTGCTGCCTGCCTTGCCTTCTGCTCCCTCTGGGGAAACCAGCctggagatggggtggggaggagccAAGAGGCCTTCAGGGATGCAACAATGCAATGGCCGGCTGCAGCCTTCTGCCACCAGTGGGATGAAAAAGGCTACAATGCTCATCACCCTTGCTTCTGGCCCTAGTGGCTATACTGCTGCAATCCCGTCCTATACCCATGGCTCTGTGGAGCTTACTGCAAGACTGGGAGGCCAGGTCTGGGAATCCCATCTGTGCCCAGTTTGGGCTTTCCCCCACCCCTTGACACAGCCTCTGCCTTCAAGCCACAATTTGTCATAGCCATCATCCATGCCAACTAGTAAGGCAACTGAGGCTCTGAGAGACTGTGACTGCCACTCAACCAGTAGCAGGGACCAATTTGGATCAAGCTCTGGCTCCTCACACTTTCAAGTGCTCTGCTGGACTTCAGGAACTGACAGGTATTTCCTGGTTGTTGATGGACTAAGTGACTGATTAGCCAGAGAGAACTCATGGTGTCAGTGACATGTTATGGAATCTGCACAGTTTTGTTATCCCAAGGgtcttgtctccctccctctccctctccctctccctcattctctctccagATTCTTCTGTGTCTGAGCATCTCCCTACCCACCCTGCCCCCACAGGACGGTTTTCCACAGTCACACACGCTCCAGTGACCCACCAGAAAAGCAAACATCCTGACAGGCGATCAATAAGTAATTGGGCCAGCAGCTGGGGCTGGTGTGGGTGTGAGGCCGGGGACTTCAAGAGGTGAACAGGACTTTTAGCACCCATCTCAGGCCTGGGCTAGCCTGGGAGCTGCCAGAGGAggctggagaagagagaagggaggaataaGGCCGCCGGGATGTTGGCAAAGCCttcttgcacacatgcacagcaccCGTGTGTACAGCAACCACCCGCCTCATCTCCCACCCCACAGCGCCGCGCTGGAGCCTCCACTTTGTCCTGCACACCCTGCCTCTAAGCCGTCTCATTTTGGAGAACTGTCCCAGCTGCCTTTCCAGCCTTCTACCCCAAAGACCACCTCCTCCATGAAGTCCGCCCCGGGTCACTAAGATGTCAACACTTGCCTACGACACAGACACACTTGATTCTTCCTAGCAGTGGCATGTGACTGCTGTGTGGCTCACCCCATTCCAAATGACAGCTGGACCAACTGAGAGAAAAGTTAAGGCACAAGAGGATGATGACAAGCAGCTGGGAACAATGCCTGCCCTGCATAAATAGAGGGGAGCATCCTGGCGGCTAAACAAAGAGGGAAACACGCTCTCCAGCCACCATGTGATGTATGTTCAACTCTGGGCCACACTGCCACTGTCCCAGCTCCATCTGTCTCACCCGCCATAGTGAAGTGCTCAAGAACACACACTGGTGAACGTTCTTTGGGAGGCAACTCGTGATCAAGAGGAAGTTGTTGTAGGTAGTGGAAACCCCTCTGCCGGGGCTGACCTTAGTGCAGGCCCACTGAACAATGAAACCTGGGGTATGGGCAGCCTTGCCTTGTAGAGCTACCACCCCAAGCCAGGTAGTTCACCACCGAGCAACGGCCATGCAACATGAGGTCAGGAGAGCTCCCATGTACACATCCTCTGAATTGTCTTgtgtgagcacgtgtgtgtgtgtatgcccatacatgtatgtgctcatgcgtgtggaggccagaggtcaacatcacaTGTCTTCCTCTACCACTTTTCACCATAGTTTTTGACACAACATCTTTCACTGAGTCTGGAGCTTACCAGTTCAGCTAGACGGGCTGACCAACAAGTTCTAGGgatccctgtctctgcttccccagcacttgGATTATAGGTAAACATCACTGTACTTGacattttatgtgagtgctggagatctgaactcctGTTTGCgtggcaagcattttacagaCTTAGCTATCTCCTCAGCGCATTGTTCTTCGTCTTTTACAGATGGCTGTCCCGGAAGGTAGGGAAACCTAAGGCTCTGAGAGGCGATGATGCCTGTCCACACCAGCATAACAGACAGCAGAGCATCTTGGCTATAGCCTCCTACACTCACATCCCCACGGGGGTCCTTGCCATTATAACATGTTGGGGGGGTCTGAAAGGGTCGCCAGGGCTGCTAAGCAGGCTATGCAACTCATCTCCAGGCAGTCTAAGGCTGCCCCTGTACTTTCCACGGTGCTTTATGTTTTTTAATCAGTGTTTTAATTCAGATGCTTGACCCCCTGAAGGGCTTCTCATGAGGGCAAGAATTCAAAATTGGaacaataaacacaaagaaaataaacatcaaagacaagcaggtggcaggcagaggataGCAGTGCCCAAGGCATGATGCCCAGATCCTGTAGCGGCCTGAGTCTTCCCCaaagcagggctggggaggcagctgAGCCATCAGTTTAGTTCAAGATGAGCCTCTGAGCTGTCCACAGTAGGGATGGGTGGGTTGCCAGCCACCACCCACACCTTCCCTCATGTCCCAGGGCAGATATGGCCTGGCTCAGACAGTACTGCTTGACACTGGCCATTTGAAGTCCTCTGTACCAGCCTGTTGGATGCCCTGGGCAATGCCTCCTCTTCCTGGCCTATGTACCTCACTGAACAGACACTGGGTTTCAGAGTGTCAGGGAACTGACACACAAAACGCTAAACAGTCAAACATCCTGGGCTGGGGACAGAGAGTGAGCTGAAGACCTGAGCTGAAGTTTCATCAGGGCTGGGAGGATCCCTGTGAGGGTGGCCCTGCGTTGCTCAGCTCTCCTGATTGGAGAGTCACACTGGGACTCTGGTGGGGAGGACAACTGGTGGCAAAGGAAAGGGTGTGGGATTGCTTGTGCATGGGATGGGGTTATGTTGTCCCATAGGCAGCAGCATCTGGTGGCACTTGGGTGCAGCTCTTAGCCAGGCCCATAAGCCAGTTAGAGGCCTgttcagagaaggggagggactaACACTAGGTAGCCCCTTTATACACTGCCTCACAGACCCTGGAGACGGGCCTCCCAAGAGGCATTCCTCACTCATTTTTACAGTTGAGAAACCGAGGTCCAGGAAGGGAACTCACTTGTGCCAGCATGAGGCCATGGCCAGGAGGTGAATCTTAGGAGAGCCagctgcctggtgtgtgtgtgtgtgtgtgtgtgtgtgtgtgtgtgtgtgtgtgtgtgtgtgtgttctattagTGTCTCCTGGGGAAGAGAGAAGCTGCTGGTCCTCAGAGAGCCATGTTCAGGTGTTTAGCCCTGAGGTAGATGGGGATACCTGCTATGTGTTCAGTGACTGTCCATGAACCCATGCCCTTGTCTGGACTCAGGTCTCCCCTCATTTGGGGTGAGCTGCAGCATGGGTGGATGGCTTAGTTATGCTGGGCTCTCTGCATCAGTATTTCATGTGATCCCACTTAGCATTCCCCAGGGATGGCAGTCCCCCTGTGTCGCCCCTGCTCCCCCCAGGAAGGGTTTTTGCACAAAACTTTTGCTATATgaggcagggcctgggccctctgAGCAACAAAGCTTTGAGATTCTTAGGCTGGTAGGTGGCCTGGATACTTCCTCTCTGGGAACAAGGCTGGCGACCTGAGGTCATGATGCCTTGAAGCCCACTGTTCCCACAGCTGGGTCAGTGGCAAAGCAAGCTGGCTAGGGAATCCCCAAAGTGCTCAAGCCCAGACTCACTGTCAAAATGGACCATGTGACAGACCAAGTGCATGAACAAGAGAGAGGAGGATGACAGAGTAGAGGCCCATGGGGTTTCATAGGATGAGGaggcaaaagagaaagagaagcaggaggtGGGTGAGAGGTTGGCACAGGGACAGGGAAGTGGCAAAAGTCAGGGAGTGGTCCAGGCTTGGTGacatcccagcactccagaggcaggggcaggtagatctctgtgggttccagcccagcctggatGACACGGTGaaacccctcaaaaaaaaaatggaaaaaataaaaactagatgGGGCCAGAGCCTGTATGCTAATCCAGCCATTTGGCTCCCTCCTCACATTGCATGGTGTTCAGTTGTAAGACTGGGGCCTGTTAAGCTACCCCATTCTCACCACCACCCCTCCAGTGGGTTTGATCAACTAACCATCTTCAGGTGGGCGGACAGACTAACAAAAGCGAGAGGCTCAGGACACCAGAAAACAGATGCCAGGCAAAGTCTGGGCTTCTCAACTGGAGCCCTGCTCCCAGTTGCTGCCTTGCTGGCGTTTGTCATCAGCCTCAGTGTTGCTGGGTCCATGTTGTAGCATGGCAGCACCAGTTACATGTACCTGTTCACTGGCAGCTAGAACCAAGTGGCTGGGTGGCATGGTGTCCTTCTAGAGACACTCTGCATCTACCTGCTAGTTCCTCCCCCAACCCATGCCAGAGGTCTGCCCAGGCTTCAGCAcccagctgctgtgtgggtgtgggCATCCCTCCCTTCTTGTGGGGCTTTTCTGGAGCATTGCTGCTAGTGCTCCCTCctagatttctctgtggctcccagATGAAAATGCTGAGCTggatttcattcatttctgtaCCCCTAGCCTCTCCCACCTCAACTAGTCAGTCACACGGACTGCGGGGACAGCCCCTGAAACACTAGCCAGGATTCAATCCTGTCCGCTAACACTTAGTCTAGGCTCAAGAAGGgatcctgggaggagagaggtgaggaggacagcAAGGGTAGGAAGGAGGAGGTGGCTTGTGGCCGGGTCAAGCTGAAAGCATGCAGGACTCCTGTTGGCTTTTCTCCTGCCCCAAATCCTGGCCCAGTCCCCGGGCTCCTTCAAGACACttcactctggctgtcctgactCATCCCTGCTGAGGTGTGAATGGCTGATAATGGTATAAGGAAGGAGCCGCTAATGGGGGAATGTTGTGTTAGTCTGCAAGGCTAGGCTAAGAGCCCAGGAGCAGGCCACCTGGGCACAGGGGAGGAGACCCTGAGAGGAGGGTCAGCAACTAGGCTGAGCTGCAAGAGCACTGATGTCTTGGCAGGCTGGAACAACCCAGTATGTCCCCTCCTGGCTGGCACTTGCCTCTAGCTATaccaacctcccccccccacccagggGAGAGAAAAATCAACTTGAAAGAAAATTGAGGTCATGTCCTTTGTTGTGCataattctttattttcctctctctctctctctctctctctctctctctctctctctctctctctctctctctgtgtgtgtgtgtgtgtgtgtgtgtctgggaggATACTAGAGAGCATCAATGTGTATATATGCGACAGAGAAAGAATcagcatgagtgtgtatgtgacacacaaagacaaaacacgGAGAACAccaatgtgtttgtgtgtgagggaGCACCTGGCCTGGTGCCACCAGCCTTGTCTCTCTGGCACACTGAGAAATATAGTCTCCTCCTAAGTGTGCTCACCTGGTCTGTGGGCCAAGGCTGGCTGGAGGGCACCAACTGGGCTGCTCACCCATCAGCCTTTTAGGACAAGTGATGTTGGGGCATCCTCCAggcaccctggctgtcctgctcCCTGGGTTGCCCTGGTCAAGCATCTGGCCCCTGATGCAAGGGAGGGAGGCCCCTGCCCACTGGACCAAAGCACAGCGCATCTCAGGAGCTGCTAGCCTTCCGGCCAGCCCACAACCTCAGGCCATTTGAGGGAtaaattatgaattttaattGTCAAAGCATCTTAGTGTTTAAAGGCTTCTATATATAGGCTCTGCCCTACAGGAGTGGCTAAGAGAGGAGCAGGGATTGGGCAGGGCCTAGAGAAAGTCAGCTATGGTGACAAAGGGCTCATGGGCTGTATCCTGGATTCCAGCCAGGGCACCTTGCCTGGCTGTATGATCCTGGGGGAGGACTGGACCACTCTTGGAGCTTGCCACTTACTTTACCAGGTCACCTGGGCTGGGCCAGCCTGAGTAGACAGCACTCCCTTCCATGAACAGGAGCTGTCCCTTAGGTGAAGAGATGTTGACAAGAGTCTATGGGAAGTGATGGTGCAGGGAATGCTAGAAACCCATACCCTGCACCCCACATGACCCTCCTTCTGAGCTGAGACGCCAACCCAGGCTCTCAGGGACAGAAAGGCACCCCCGAaagtccccaccccatcctcctcaGGCAGGGGTACTCCTGTCCCTACTCATTCCTAGGGCCTCTCCCAGATACCCCAGCCTGCTACCACCTTGTGCTTGAGAGGGATGGGCATAGACTCACAGATCTGAGCCAGGCTAAAATAGAGGGAACAGAGAGGagtaggggaaggagaaggggttgGGGTTAGGTAGCAAGTTAATCAACATGGCGATGGTGGCTGAGAACCCTTCTAGAGGGCCCCTGGCACCAAGCATCCTGTGGAAACCACAGTTATCCACCAAGGCTGGTGGAGTCATTTTGTGGGTCAAAAATTGTTAACAGTTGGGtgaggtggtgcacgcctttaatcccagcacttgggaggcagaggcagggggatctctgtgagtttgaggtcagattGTTCTACATAGTTCTAGGCCAACCGGGACTATatatagagatcctgtctcaaaaattaacaaaaagaaaaaagaaaagagaaaagaagaaaggaaaaggggcaACACAAAGAGGTTCTGTGAATCTGTTCAAAGTAACAGCATGGGGGGAACTCTGGAGACTCTAACTCTGGCTCCCTCTCCACAGTGTCTTACAAACACAGGGACAAAGCAAGGCAGCGCTCACACAGGCAGGCAACTGGTGTCATCTTCACAGTCAATTTAGGAGGTTGATATAATTATCCTGTTCTCCTGATGAGAAGACTGAAGCACAGAGAAGGCATATCATTTGCTGAAAGTCACACAGCAACAAGGGGTGGAGGTGGGATTAGTTAGACCCAGGCTTGTCCTGACAACTCATTTAGAGACCTCCAAGGTCTTGAAGTGCTCTTACCCCTTGAGACCATAATGTCTTCTTTTGCAATGGGGCTCGCAGACTTCATGCTACCCTCACAATGCTGGGCACAGAGCTTAGCATATCAATCCCACTGAACTGATGAGGAAACAGCCTGGgttgttagttcaaggccctgTGCTAGTCTGAATCTAGAGGCATTACATCTTAGAGACCATCATATGGATGAGGAATGAGGCCTAAGAGAACCGGGGACTGCCCATGGCCCACAGTATCTCAGGCTGGGCCTAGAAAGGCCCACCTGCAGCTATCTATCTTCTTTGCCATTCCAATGTGGCCATGCAACTCATGGTGGAGCTAGGTCATGCATGGGTGAAGATTTAGGATATTTGTGGTTCACAAAGAGGGAAAATAAGCCCCGGGTATATTATAAAGCAATGTCTGCTGGAGTTATTTATGTCATGGTTAGACAAATTCTAAACGAAAACACCACCCTTCTCCTGGCATTGGCGGTCAAGCCCTTTCTGTTTAGCAGAGTCCTGCACAGTCCCTTGAGAAAGCCCATTCTTCCAACATGGTAAACTGAGCTCATGCCAGGGACGTGGTAGATTCTGGTCAGACATAGGCTATGCTGGGCCCTGCTCAGTCAGGCACAGCTGGGTGACCACAAAGCTGCCCTTGTATAAACCCACATGTGGTGAGGAGAGTAAGAACCTTGTAAATCTCTAAGAACTGTGTCAAGGCTGAAGGCTTCAAGTGTCCATGGCTGGTGCAGAGAGCAGACCCTGACAAAAGGGAGGTGGAAGACCCACCTTGGCCCCACTGTGTGCAGTCTGTCATGGGAGGCTTGCAAGAAGAGGCCTGTCTGGAGGCTATCTCTCAGCTCTAAGATGTCCACACCTTGGATCCAAGCCAAGGGACTAGAGATAGCCAGGCCCACGCTATAGCTGCAGGCCTGCTCAGGACCAAGTAGAAAAGGGATGCTGGCCAGGCCCTGCCCCCTTCCCAGGCCGAGAGTGATTCTCtgcagagggaagcagaggaggtGGCAGGGAGAGATTAATTccctgaaatggaaaaaaaaaatagaaaaacacacacacaccacacaccctaaTAACATGTAATAAGAGGTTGGAGATGAGGAACAATGCCCTGGTAATGTCACCCTGGCGGCAATCAATTTGGGTGTCACATGAAATAGGCATAATTATTCCGGCAGCCCTGGCGCTTGTCTCTAACCAGCTCCaggggcccaggcccaggcctgggcgggggagggggggtgaaATCAATTGTGGGTACACCAGGCTGACAGGGGGAATTACTCCAACTTGGCCTGCCAGCACCTGGTTCTTAGCCCCTCTGGTGGGTCTTGTGGTTTAGGAACTCTTGGATGCCCAGGAGCCATCTTGCTTGACGACCCTTCATTCGTGGCTTGGAGAGGGCCCCCAGGAAGTTGTGAACGCCAGAGGAAGGAGCCCATGTGTGTTTTGTCCAGCAGTTGGCCACCACATTCTCACTGAGCACTCACCAGTGCCAGGTCTCATATCAATGCCAGGGTGCAGGAAGGGGGAGCTCCAGGAGCTGAGCAGGGAGAGGGTGTTAAAATAACAAGCACAGGCTCCCTGTAGCTCCCAAGCCAGGACAGGCCTTTCCCATCCTGAAGTGTAAGTCTTACTTGCCTCCTCTTTCATTTCCACTTCCTTGGGGAGCCCCCCTCCCATCACTCCTGCCCATGCCCAAGCTCAGGACTTTTACAGACAATATCCCCATTTCAGAGGAAACTGAGTTTCATGGGATAATAACCACTTAGTGAGCATCCATCCCACATTGGATGCGGCCTGTCTCAACCCCCCTTCACACACCACAAACCTTGAATcccagaaatgcaaatcaaggcTATAATGAAATCCCATTTTACACTCattcaatcaagaaaaatcaaGACAGCCGATAGATAGCACGGAGTTAGTTGTCTGGGGATGGGGGGTGATGGGAGCACTCGTCCCCTGCGGGAGAGGCGTAAAGTGGTCCGACCAATTTGGAAAACACTTTGGCACAGTTCCTGGGAAAGCCGAACACGAACATGCCCTGCAGCCCAACAGTTCAGGGCACTTCCCACACTGCCTCAGGAGACAGGATGAGGGGGTTTGTGGCAGCACTatctgtaagagccagaaagagCAACAATCCAAATGTTCATCAATACGAGGGCCAGGAATACATTGTGTTACGTTCAAGTGACAACCAAATCcatcagagaaaaatgaatgggtACTG
This genomic stretch from Cricetulus griseus strain 17A/GY chromosome 4, alternate assembly CriGri-PICRH-1.0, whole genome shotgun sequence harbors:
- the Lingo1 gene encoding leucine-rich repeat and immunoglobulin-like domain-containing nogo receptor-interacting protein 1 encodes the protein MLAGGVRSMPSPLLACWQPILLLVLGSVLSGSATGCPPRCECSAQDRAVLCHRKRFVAVPEGIPTETRLLDLGKNRIKTLNQDEFASFPHLEELELNENIVSAVEPGAFNNLFNLRTLGLRSNRLKLIPLGVFTGLSNLTKLDISENKIVILLDYMFQDLYNLKSLEVGDNDLVYISHRAFSGLNSLEQLTLEKCNLTSIPTEALSHLHGLIVLRLRHLNINAIRDYSFKRLYRLKVLEISHWPYLDTMTPNCLYGLNLTSLSITHCNLTAVPYLAVRHLVYLRFLNLSYNPIGTIEGSMLHELLRLQEIQLVGGQLAVVEPYAFRGLNYLRVLNVSGNQLTTLEESAFHSVGNLETLILDSNPLACDCRLLWVFRRRWRLNFNRQQPTCATPEFVQGKEFKDFPDVLLPNYFTCRRAHIRDRKAQQVFVDEGHTVQFVCRADGDPPPAILWLSPRKHLVSAKSNGRLTVFPDGTLEVRYAQVQDNGTYLCIAANAGGNDSMPAHLHVRSYSPDWPHQPNKTFAFISNQPGEGEANSTRATVPFPFDIKTLIIATTMGFISFLGVVLFCLVLLFLWSRGKGNTKHNIEIEYVPRKSDAGISSADAPRKFNMKMI